A window of the Carassius gibelio isolate Cgi1373 ecotype wild population from Czech Republic chromosome B16, carGib1.2-hapl.c, whole genome shotgun sequence genome harbors these coding sequences:
- the rps27.2 gene encoding 40S ribosomal protein S27.2 isoform X1: MERASRQTSTRKRCKSHLCFTRQLAKDLLLPTPEEEKRRHKKKRLVQSPNSYFMDVKCPGCYKITTVFSHAQTVVLCVGCSTVLCQPTGGKARLTEGCSFRRKQH, encoded by the exons atggagagagcttcgcgacaaacttcaactagaaagagatgcaaatctcacttgtgttttactcgacag CTCGCGAAGGACCTACTGCTGCCAACGccagaggaggagaagaggagacACAAGAAGAAGCGTCTCGTACAGAGTCCCAACTCTTATTTTATGGATGTCAAATGCCCAG GCTGTTATAAGATCACTACAGTGTTCAGTCACGCACAGACAGTGGTCTTGTGTGTAGGATGCTCTACAGTACTGTGCCAGCCCACCGGAGGAAAGGCCCGCCTCACAGAAG GATGCTCGTTCAGGAGAAAGCAGCACTAG
- the rps27.2 gene encoding 40S ribosomal protein S27.2 isoform X2: MPLAKDLLLPTPEEEKRRHKKKRLVQSPNSYFMDVKCPGCYKITTVFSHAQTVVLCVGCSTVLCQPTGGKARLTEGCSFRRKQH; the protein is encoded by the exons ATGCCT CTCGCGAAGGACCTACTGCTGCCAACGccagaggaggagaagaggagacACAAGAAGAAGCGTCTCGTACAGAGTCCCAACTCTTATTTTATGGATGTCAAATGCCCAG GCTGTTATAAGATCACTACAGTGTTCAGTCACGCACAGACAGTGGTCTTGTGTGTAGGATGCTCTACAGTACTGTGCCAGCCCACCGGAGGAAAGGCCCGCCTCACAGAAG GATGCTCGTTCAGGAGAAAGCAGCACTAG
- the rab13 gene encoding ras-related protein Rab-13: MAKKYDFLFKLLLIGDSGVGKTCLIIRFAEDDFNSTYISTIGIDFKVKTVEVEGKKVKLQVWDTAGQERFKTITTAYYRGAMGIILVYDITDEKSFENIQNWMKSIKENASAGVSRMLLGNKCDIEAKRKVSKEIGEKLAKEHGIRFFETSAKSSINVEESFAALARDILLMSNKKPAPTDREVKITSTEKKSSKCLLL; encoded by the exons ATGGCAAAGAAATACGACTTCCTTTTTAAATTATTGCTTATTGGCGATAGTGGTGTTGGCAAGACCTGCTTGATCATCCGTTTTGCAGAGGACGATTTTAATTCAACGTACATATCAACCATCG GTATTGACTTCAAAGTGAAGACCGTTGAGGTTGAGGGAAAGAAAGTCAAACTGCaagtctg GGACACAGCAGGACAGGAGAGGTTTAAGACCATCACTACTGCATACTACAGAGGGGCTATG GGCATCATCCTTGTGTATGACATCACTGATGAAAAATCCTTTGAAAATATTCAGAACTGGATGAAGAGCATCAAAGAA aatgcatcagcAGGTGTAAGTCGGATGTTACTGGGTAACAAGTGTGATATTGAGGCCAAAAGGAAAGTGTCAAAGGAGATAGGTGAGAAG CTCGCAAAGGAACATGGTATTCGATTCTTCGAGACTAGTGCAAAATCGAGCATCAACGTTGAGGAG TCTTTTGCTGCTCTTGCACGAGACATTTTGCTGATGTCAAATAAGAAGCCG GCTCCCACTGATCGTGAGGTTAAAATTACCAGCACAGAGAAAAAGTCATCCAAATGTCTTCTTCTTTAG